A segment of the Spirochaetota bacterium genome:
GACCGAGCCCGTTGTAGGGTTTGACAATGATGCATAGCCTGATGTTGAACGGTCAATAATTTTATACTGGGTTTCGGTTGTTTGTTTATAATATACTTTGTATGAATAGAAATCCCTATCAGGATCGGCATTTGCTAATGGTTGCCAGTTTAAAGTTAGCGAATCAGCAGTTGCACTATGTCCAATCCACGCAGTAAAGGGTGTACCGCTACCGGGAGGGTCTTCATTATCCCAGTATATTATTGGATTTACAGGCTGCTGTATACGACTTGCTACATTTTGCCCATTCCCGTTTATAATGTCATCACCACCGTATGTACCACCAGATATTTGTTTTATACGATATGTATTTGATTGTGTGGTATGGGCAGAGGGCAGAGGATTGGGAAAATTTAGGTTTGCAATGCCTGTTGTTTGTCCGTGGGCAATAACAATTGTTGCATCGTCATTGGGATTAGTAATATTTTCAAGGATAAAGGTAACATTCCCAACCATCGGTCCCAGTCCATTGCGCATACGAGCAGTAATACTAACCTGAGTACCTGGTTGGGTTACACTTCGGTAGTAGTAATGCAATGGTGGATTGCTTATACCACCGCCATTGATAAATTCAATAGATGTTACTTCTACTTCGTCGCAGTTTATGCTCAAAGTATTGCTGGAATATTCAAATCCAGGAGCCGTTTGCATTGCAGCATATATTCGCCACGTATGATTTCCTAATGGCAAAGAATTATTATTAAAATATTGGGGTGGAATGGTGTATGAAATATCAGAAGGACTATTATCATTAAAACCAGTATTGTTCCCGCTGCGATATAATAGTGTGTTAGTTATTTCACCTGAATATATCGTTTCAATGCTATCCGAAAGGGTGGCGCCAGGAACATTGTACACAGGTACTCCTGTTATGTTGAAACTGTCGTGCCAGGGATTAATCATACCATCAGCAGCAACACCATCTTGTGCAAAGTTCAATATCTGAAACGATGAGCAAACCCCATAATTTACTGATCTTGAATCGGTTTTGGTGTTATTTGCTGGGTACGTAGTAGTTGCGGATCCGATAATGGTTTTTGCTCCAAATGCTGATTCAGGCGTATCCCACCTGAATGTAACTTTAAATGTTACCGTGCAATTGTTGTATGTACCACTTATATCGGCAACAGCATTAACAATGCCGCTTGTTACCGTAACGGGTAAATTTGTACCTGTTCCTGAAGGGTTAATGAAAATAACAATATTGGTGGCATTGGTAATTGTTAATCTAACGTCAGTTAATTGAGCCCATCCGCTAATATCAGGGTCAATAACATTTACGGTAAAACTATAGGTAATTCCAGCTAAGTAATAGGATAATCCGTTGGATAAGGTGGTAGGGTTGGCAGGTGTCAATCCAATAGATGCTATTGTTGAATGCGCACGGTTGAATGATAGCGCAAGAAGCATTGCAATTAAAAAAAACCTTTTTTTATTGATTTTCATACAATCTTACTATATTGGGTGTTTTTTGTTAGTGTCAAGATTAATATACCATAGGCAAAGGATAAAAGTGCAAGTATGTATTTTACAAAAATAACAATACAAAAAGTTGTTATTATTGGTGCGATAGTTACGGTTATCGTTGCTGCGGTATATTTATGGATGCAGTATGTACTATGTCCCGCTTCGCCTACTGAATATATACGGCAGGGAAGCTATAAAAGGGCAATTGTAAGATATACAATAGAAATACTCAAAGATC
Coding sequences within it:
- a CDS encoding fibronectin type III domain-containing protein, with product MKINKKRFFLIAMLLALSFNRAHSTIASIGLTPANPTTLSNGLSYYLAGITYSFTVNVIDPDISGWAQLTDVRLTITNATNIVIFINPSGTGTNLPVTVTSGIVNAVADISGTYNNCTVTFKVTFRWDTPESAFGAKTIIGSATTTYPANNTKTDSRSVNYGVCSSFQILNFAQDGVAADGMINPWHDSFNITGVPVYNVPGATLSDSIETIYSGEITNTLLYRSGNNTGFNDNSPSDISYTIPPQYFNNNSLPLGNHTWRIYAAMQTAPGFEYSSNTLSINCDEVEVTSIEFINGGGISNPPLHYYYRSVTQPGTQVSITARMRNGLGPMVGNVTFILENITNPNDDATIVIAHGQTTGIANLNFPNPLPSAHTTQSNTYRIKQISGGTYGGDDIINGNGQNVASRIQQPVNPIIYWDNEDPPGSGTPFTAWIGHSATADSLTLNWQPLANADPDRDFYSYKVYYKQTTETQYKIIDRSTSGYASLSNPTTGSVTITGLIPLKNYDIYITAIDVFGNEVQIADALPPVGQRTLGTLASTIRIQLTDGITTYDDDSFATFDQPNLRPVRKTNLRVKVFIISAYNLPDTVNILVRPYPGTDFLSGGVLQGVEGIDYYRFSTIKTASNEWTGYIQEQIPWMNGNSIKFIIETILNNVHTYSDYNSESETPATANPDDQPFTVSIQTPTQFTPWPTRILNNVIDDNHPYAYPAYYLTDDAYVTITVYDIKGRPVSKILDTAFRKGGQNIKENGWAGVNKANKKLGVGLYYIHIYAKRAS